From a single Streptomyces rubradiris genomic region:
- a CDS encoding heavy metal translocating P-type ATPase, which yields MTSTTAKPPATAPGTEQVELLIGGMTCASCAARVEKKLNRMDGVSATVNFATEKARVTFADGVEVADLIATVEKTGYTAEEPRPPEPEPETGSAPESPGRDAELGELGHRLLVSALLAAPVVLLAMIPALQFANWQWLSLTLAAPVVVWGGAPFHRAAWTNLRHGAATMDTLVSVGTLAAFGWSLWALFFGDAGTHGMHDEFRLTVSRMDGASTIYLEVASGVIALILLGRYLEARSKRRAGAALKALMELGAKDVAVLRDGREVRVPVSELAVGDRFVVRPGEKIATDGTVVEGVSAVDASMLTGESVPVDVGPGDRVTGATVNAGGRLVVEATRVGADTQLARMARLVEDAQNGKAEVQRLADRISAVFVPVVILIALGTFGVWLGVTGDTVAAFTAAVAVLIIACPCALGLATPTALMVGTGRGAQLGILIKGPEVLESTRRVDTVVLDKTGTVTTGRMTLQDVYVAEGEDEKELLRLAGALEHASEHPVARAIAAGAEERAGALPPVEHFENVPGRGVRGRVDGREVAVGRLYDELPPELARAAREAERQGRTAVVAGWDGRARGVIAVADAVKETSAEAIRELRGLGLTPVLLTGDNRTVAEAVARTVGIDAGHVYAEVLPEDKVDVVRRLQGEGRAVAMVGDGVNDAAALATADLGLAMGTGTDAAIEAGDLTLVRGDLRVAADAIRLSRRTLATIKGNLVWAFGYNVAALPLAAAGLLNPMIAGAAMAFSSVFVVTNSLRLRAFR from the coding sequence ATGACCAGCACCACCGCCAAGCCGCCGGCCACGGCGCCCGGCACCGAACAGGTCGAGCTGCTCATCGGCGGCATGACCTGCGCCTCCTGTGCCGCCCGGGTGGAGAAGAAGCTCAACCGGATGGACGGCGTGAGCGCCACCGTCAACTTCGCCACCGAGAAGGCCAGAGTCACCTTCGCCGACGGCGTCGAGGTCGCCGACCTGATCGCCACCGTCGAGAAGACCGGCTACACCGCCGAGGAACCCCGGCCGCCGGAGCCCGAACCCGAGACCGGGAGCGCGCCGGAGAGCCCCGGACGGGACGCCGAACTCGGCGAGCTCGGGCACCGCCTGCTCGTCTCCGCGCTGCTCGCCGCGCCCGTGGTCCTGCTCGCGATGATCCCCGCGCTCCAGTTCGCCAACTGGCAGTGGCTCTCGCTCACCCTGGCCGCGCCGGTCGTCGTCTGGGGCGGCGCGCCCTTCCACCGGGCCGCCTGGACCAACCTCCGGCACGGCGCCGCCACCATGGACACCCTCGTCTCGGTCGGCACGCTGGCCGCGTTCGGCTGGTCGCTGTGGGCGCTGTTCTTCGGCGACGCGGGCACGCACGGCATGCACGACGAGTTCCGGCTCACCGTCTCCCGCATGGACGGCGCCTCCACCATCTATCTGGAGGTCGCCTCCGGGGTCATCGCGCTGATCCTGCTCGGCCGCTACCTGGAGGCCCGCTCCAAGCGCCGCGCCGGTGCCGCCCTGAAGGCCCTGATGGAACTGGGCGCCAAGGACGTGGCGGTGCTGCGGGACGGGCGCGAGGTGCGGGTGCCGGTGTCCGAACTGGCCGTGGGCGACCGGTTCGTCGTACGCCCCGGCGAGAAGATCGCCACCGACGGCACGGTGGTCGAGGGCGTCTCCGCGGTGGACGCGTCCATGCTGACCGGCGAGTCGGTGCCGGTGGACGTCGGCCCCGGCGACCGGGTCACCGGCGCCACGGTCAACGCGGGCGGCCGGCTGGTCGTCGAGGCCACGCGGGTCGGCGCGGACACCCAGCTCGCCCGGATGGCCCGGCTGGTGGAGGACGCGCAGAACGGCAAGGCCGAGGTGCAGCGGCTCGCCGACCGGATCTCCGCCGTCTTCGTCCCGGTGGTCATCCTGATCGCGCTCGGCACCTTCGGCGTCTGGCTGGGGGTCACCGGGGACACGGTCGCCGCGTTCACGGCCGCCGTCGCCGTCCTGATCATCGCCTGCCCCTGCGCGCTGGGCCTGGCCACGCCGACCGCGCTGATGGTGGGCACCGGGCGCGGCGCCCAGCTGGGCATCCTGATCAAGGGCCCCGAGGTGCTGGAGTCCACGCGCCGGGTGGACACGGTCGTCCTGGACAAGACCGGCACGGTCACCACCGGCCGGATGACCCTCCAGGACGTGTACGTCGCCGAGGGCGAGGACGAGAAGGAGCTGCTGCGCCTCGCGGGCGCCCTGGAGCACGCCTCCGAGCACCCGGTGGCCCGCGCCATCGCCGCCGGCGCCGAAGAACGGGCCGGGGCCCTTCCGCCGGTCGAGCACTTCGAGAACGTGCCCGGGCGGGGCGTGCGCGGGCGCGTGGACGGCCGTGAGGTGGCTGTGGGGCGGCTCTACGACGAGCTGCCGCCGGAGCTGGCGCGCGCGGCCCGGGAAGCCGAGCGACAGGGCCGTACGGCCGTCGTGGCCGGCTGGGACGGGCGGGCCCGCGGGGTCATCGCCGTCGCCGACGCGGTCAAGGAGACCAGCGCCGAGGCCATCCGCGAGCTGCGCGGACTGGGCCTGACGCCGGTGCTGCTCACCGGGGACAACCGCACGGTCGCCGAGGCGGTCGCCAGGACCGTCGGCATCGACGCCGGGCACGTGTACGCCGAGGTGCTGCCCGAGGACAAGGTGGACGTCGTACGGCGGCTCCAGGGCGAGGGCCGGGCCGTGGCCATGGTCGGCGACGGCGTGAACGACGCCGCCGCGCTGGCCACCGCCGACCTGGGCCTGGCCATGGGCACCGGTACGGACGCGGCGATCGAGGCCGGCGATCTGACGCTGGTGCGCGGGGACCTGCGGGTGGCCGCGGACGCCATCAGGCTGTCCCGCCGGACGCTGGCCACCATCAAGGGCAATCTGGTGTGGGCCTTCGGCTACAACGTCGCCGCGCTGCCGCTGGCCGCCGCCGGTCTGCTCAACCCGATGATCGCCGGGGCCGCGATGGCCTTCTCCTCGGTCTTCGTCGTCACCAACAGCCTGCGGCTACGCGCCTTCCGGTGA
- a CDS encoding heavy-metal-associated domain-containing protein encodes MTTVTTVYKVTGMSCGHCEGSVSEEISRIPGVSSVKAVASSGEVTVVSAAPLDEEAVRAAVDEAGYELAGQA; translated from the coding sequence ATGACCACCGTCACCACCGTCTACAAGGTCACCGGCATGAGCTGTGGCCACTGCGAGGGCTCCGTCTCCGAGGAGATCTCCCGCATCCCGGGCGTCAGCTCGGTGAAGGCCGTCGCGTCGAGCGGCGAGGTGACCGTCGTGTCCGCGGCCCCGCTCGACGAGGAGGCCGTGCGCGCCGCCGTCGACGAGGCCGGCTACGAGCTGGCCGGCCAGGCCTGA
- a CDS encoding zinc-dependent alcohol dehydrogenase family protein codes for MRAVVFEEYGKPAGVREVPDPEPAAHGVVVRVAATGLCRSDWHGWAGHDPDITLPHVPGHELAGVVEAVGARVTRWRPGDRVTVPFVCACGSCGPCAAGDQQVCERQTQPGFSHWGSFAEYVALDHADVNLVALPDDLAYATAAALGCRFATAFRAVVQQGRVAAGEWVAVHGCGGVGLSAVMIAAAAGARVVAVDISPRALELARGFGAAECLDATGVPDPGAAVRELTGGGAHLSLDALGSPATCAASVNGLRPRGRHVQVGLLPSADGTTPVPLARAIALELELLGSHGMAAHAYPGMLRLVRAGTLRPDLLVTRTIPLDAAPAALAAMGTAPEAGVTVIEPWS; via the coding sequence GTGCGAGCCGTGGTCTTCGAGGAGTACGGAAAGCCGGCCGGGGTCCGGGAGGTCCCCGACCCGGAGCCGGCGGCGCACGGCGTGGTGGTCCGGGTGGCGGCCACCGGCCTGTGTCGCAGCGACTGGCACGGCTGGGCGGGGCACGACCCGGACATCACGCTGCCGCACGTGCCGGGGCACGAACTCGCCGGAGTGGTCGAGGCGGTGGGCGCCCGGGTGACCCGGTGGCGGCCCGGCGACCGGGTCACCGTGCCCTTCGTCTGCGCCTGCGGCAGCTGCGGGCCGTGCGCGGCGGGCGACCAGCAGGTGTGCGAACGGCAGACCCAGCCCGGCTTCAGCCACTGGGGCTCCTTCGCCGAGTACGTCGCCCTCGACCACGCCGACGTCAACCTCGTCGCGCTCCCGGACGACCTGGCGTACGCCACCGCCGCCGCCCTCGGCTGCCGCTTCGCCACCGCCTTCCGGGCCGTGGTCCAGCAGGGCCGGGTGGCGGCCGGGGAGTGGGTCGCGGTGCACGGCTGCGGCGGGGTCGGCCTGTCGGCGGTGATGATCGCGGCGGCCGCGGGCGCCCGGGTGGTGGCGGTCGACATCTCGCCCCGGGCCCTGGAACTGGCCCGCGGCTTCGGCGCCGCCGAGTGCCTGGACGCGACCGGCGTGCCCGACCCGGGCGCCGCCGTCCGAGAGCTGACCGGCGGCGGCGCCCACCTCTCGCTCGACGCCCTCGGCTCGCCCGCCACCTGCGCCGCCTCCGTGAACGGACTGCGCCCCCGCGGCCGGCACGTCCAGGTCGGCCTGCTGCCCTCGGCCGACGGCACCACCCCGGTCCCGCTGGCCCGCGCGATCGCCCTGGAGCTCGAACTGCTCGGCAGCCACGGCATGGCTGCCCACGCCTACCCCGGCATGCTCCGCCTGGTCCGCGCCGGCACGCTGCGCCCCGACCTCCTGGTGACCCGCACCATCCCGCTCGACGCGGCCCCGGCGGCGCTCGCGGCGATGGGTACGGCCCCGGAGGCGGGCGTCACGGTCATCGAGCCCTGGAGCTGA
- a CDS encoding helix-turn-helix transcriptional regulator, with protein sequence MTDRRLWSYKEIAAHIRVRPDTVRAYRKHGHLPPPDHVEGGRPYWYADTVRAWVAARPGNRRRGAG encoded by the coding sequence ATGACCGACCGGAGACTGTGGTCCTACAAGGAGATCGCGGCGCACATCCGGGTGCGGCCGGACACCGTGCGGGCCTACCGCAAACACGGGCATCTCCCCCCGCCCGACCACGTCGAGGGCGGCAGGCCCTACTGGTACGCCGACACCGTCCGCGCCTGGGTCGCAGCGCGCCCCGGCAACCGCCGGCGCGGAGCGGGCTGA
- the iolC gene encoding 5-dehydro-2-deoxygluconokinase, with protein MAYDLITMGRIGVDLYPLQTGVPLAQVTSFGKFLGGSAANVAVAAARLGRRTAVITRTGDDPFGAYLHDALRGFGVDDRWVTPVPGLPTPVTFCEIFPPDDFPLYFYRRPKAPDLEIHPHELDLDAIAAARVFWVTGTGLSEEPSRTATLGALAHRARTGITVFDLDWRPVFWADPETARPFYAEALRHATVAVGNLDEVEIATGTREPHAAARALLDAGAELAVVKQGPKGVLAVSRAGESAEVPPLPVTVLNGLGAGDAFGGSLCHGLLAGHDLETVMRHANAAGAIVASRLECSSAMPTPAEVAAALDSGAVR; from the coding sequence ATGGCCTACGACCTGATCACCATGGGGCGGATCGGGGTGGACCTCTACCCGCTCCAGACCGGCGTCCCGCTCGCCCAGGTCACGTCCTTCGGCAAGTTCCTCGGCGGCTCCGCGGCCAACGTCGCGGTCGCCGCGGCCCGGCTCGGCCGCCGCACCGCCGTGATCACCCGCACCGGAGACGACCCGTTCGGCGCCTACCTCCACGACGCCCTGCGCGGCTTCGGCGTCGACGACCGCTGGGTCACCCCCGTCCCCGGCCTGCCCACCCCCGTCACCTTCTGCGAGATCTTCCCGCCGGACGACTTCCCGCTGTACTTCTACCGCCGGCCCAAGGCCCCCGACCTGGAGATCCACCCTCACGAACTGGACCTGGACGCCATCGCGGCGGCCCGGGTCTTCTGGGTCACCGGCACCGGACTGAGCGAGGAGCCGAGCCGTACCGCGACCCTGGGGGCGCTCGCCCACCGGGCCAGAACCGGCATCACCGTCTTCGACCTGGACTGGCGCCCCGTGTTCTGGGCGGACCCCGAGACCGCCCGCCCGTTCTACGCCGAGGCCCTGCGCCACGCCACCGTCGCCGTCGGCAACCTGGACGAGGTGGAGATCGCCACCGGCACGCGTGAGCCGCACGCCGCCGCCCGCGCCCTGCTGGACGCCGGGGCCGAGCTGGCCGTCGTCAAACAGGGACCCAAGGGCGTCCTCGCCGTCAGCCGGGCGGGCGAGAGCGCCGAGGTCCCGCCGCTGCCCGTCACCGTCCTGAACGGGCTCGGCGCCGGTGACGCCTTCGGCGGCTCGCTCTGCCACGGCCTGCTGGCCGGGCACGACCTGGAGACGGTGATGCGGCACGCCAACGCGGCCGGTGCCATCGTCGCCTCCCGCCTGGAGTGCTCCTCCGCGATGCCGACCCCCGCCGAGGTGGCCGCCGCGCTCGACTCCGGAGCGGTGCGGTGA
- the iolB gene encoding 5-deoxy-glucuronate isomerase: protein MRGTELHRPRGATANARYAVDIGPETAGWTHSSLRVVELAPGASHAFTTGDSEWIVLPLEGGCTVQTEQDEFQLLGRDSVFADVTDFAYAPRDARVQIASGAGGRFALAGAKCERRLPARYGPAPEVPVEERGSGTCARRVRNFAAADAFACDRLIAVEVITPGGNWSSYPPHKHDEHRPGEESELEEIYYFEIDGPNGLGYQRVFPSREGGADVLAEVRSGDAVLVPDGWHGPSIAQPGHDMYYLNVMAGPGDSREWLIRFHPDHTTGGYR, encoded by the coding sequence ATGAGAGGCACCGAGCTGCATCGGCCCAGGGGCGCGACCGCGAACGCCCGGTACGCCGTCGACATCGGCCCCGAGACGGCCGGCTGGACGCACAGCAGCCTGCGGGTCGTGGAGCTGGCGCCCGGCGCCAGCCATGCCTTCACCACTGGCGACAGCGAATGGATCGTGCTTCCGCTGGAAGGCGGATGTACCGTACAAACGGAGCAGGACGAGTTCCAACTCCTGGGCCGGGACAGCGTGTTCGCGGACGTCACCGACTTCGCGTACGCCCCCCGGGACGCCCGGGTCCAGATCGCCTCCGGCGCGGGAGGCCGCTTCGCCCTGGCAGGAGCGAAGTGCGAGCGACGACTCCCCGCCCGCTACGGCCCCGCGCCGGAGGTCCCCGTCGAGGAGCGCGGCAGCGGCACCTGCGCCCGCCGGGTGCGCAACTTCGCCGCCGCCGACGCCTTCGCGTGCGACCGGCTGATCGCCGTGGAGGTGATCACCCCCGGCGGCAACTGGTCCTCGTACCCGCCGCACAAGCACGACGAGCACCGGCCGGGCGAGGAGTCGGAGCTGGAGGAGATCTACTACTTCGAGATCGACGGCCCGAACGGCCTGGGCTACCAACGGGTGTTCCCCTCCCGCGAGGGCGGTGCGGACGTGCTCGCCGAGGTCCGCTCCGGCGACGCCGTCCTCGTCCCCGACGGCTGGCACGGCCCGTCCATCGCCCAGCCCGGGCACGACATGTACTACCTGAACGTCATGGCGGGCCCGGGGGACAGCCGCGAGTGGCTCATCCGCTTCCATCCCGACCACACCACCGGGGGGTACCGATGA
- the iolD gene encoding 3D-(3,5/4)-trihydroxycyclohexane-1,2-dione acylhydrolase (decyclizing), with protein sequence MTTIRLTVAQALVRFLAAQYTERDGTRRRLIGAMWGIFGHGNVAGIGQALVEYADLMPYHQGRNEQAMVHAAVGYARQSGRLSAHAVTTSIGPGATNLVTGAALATINHLPVLLLPGDVFAARPADPVLQQLEVPYAGDVSVNDTLRPVSRYFDRITRPEALIPAALQAMRVLTDPVDTGAVTLALPQDVQAEGYDWPERFFAERVWTVRRPGADAAELAEAVQAIRTARRPLLVAGGGVHHSRAETALAEFAGATGIPVASTQAGKGSLRYDHPQDVGGIGHTGTATADDLARAADLVIGVGTRYTDFTTASGTLFENPAVRFLNLNIAPFDGHKLAGLPLVADARNGLEELTERLGMHGYRVPGEYVAEYTGAKNRWERTVDACFAAPDPAARPTQPQVLGALDALVDESDIIVNAAGSLPGDLHKLWRARSADQYHLEYGYSCMGYEIPAALGVKLAAPERNVWALVGDGTYLMLPTEIVTAVQEGVAIKLVLLQNHGYASIGGLSEAVGAERFGTAYRYPAGDGTHTGAPLPVDLAANAASLGMRVLRAGTAGELRAALGEARAADVPTCVYVETETSDTVSGAPPAQAWWDVPVAATATRPSAVKARELYERHVSTRRRHL encoded by the coding sequence ATGACGACGATCCGGCTGACCGTCGCCCAGGCGCTGGTCCGCTTCCTGGCCGCCCAGTACACCGAGCGGGACGGGACCCGGCGGCGGCTGATCGGCGCCATGTGGGGCATCTTCGGGCACGGCAACGTCGCCGGGATCGGCCAGGCGCTGGTCGAGTACGCGGACCTCATGCCGTACCACCAGGGCCGCAACGAGCAGGCGATGGTGCACGCGGCCGTCGGCTACGCCCGCCAGTCGGGCCGGCTGTCCGCCCACGCGGTGACCACCTCCATCGGGCCCGGCGCGACCAACCTCGTCACCGGCGCCGCCCTCGCCACCATCAACCACCTGCCGGTGCTGCTGCTGCCCGGCGACGTCTTCGCCGCCCGCCCCGCCGACCCGGTCCTGCAACAGCTGGAGGTGCCGTACGCGGGCGACGTGTCGGTCAACGACACCCTGCGCCCGGTGTCGAGGTACTTCGACCGGATCACCCGCCCGGAGGCCCTGATCCCGGCGGCCCTCCAGGCGATGCGGGTGCTCACCGACCCGGTGGACACCGGCGCGGTCACCCTCGCCCTGCCCCAGGACGTGCAGGCGGAGGGCTACGACTGGCCGGAGCGGTTCTTCGCCGAGCGGGTGTGGACCGTACGGCGGCCGGGCGCGGACGCGGCCGAGCTGGCGGAGGCCGTGCAGGCTATCCGGACCGCGCGGCGGCCCCTCCTCGTCGCGGGCGGCGGGGTGCACCACAGCCGCGCCGAGACCGCCCTCGCCGAGTTCGCCGGTGCCACCGGCATCCCGGTCGCCTCCACCCAGGCCGGCAAGGGATCGCTGCGGTACGACCACCCGCAGGACGTCGGCGGGATCGGGCACACCGGCACCGCGACCGCCGACGACCTGGCCCGCGCCGCGGACCTGGTGATCGGGGTCGGCACCCGTTACACCGACTTCACCACCGCCTCCGGCACCCTCTTCGAGAACCCCGCCGTCCGCTTCCTCAACCTCAACATCGCCCCCTTCGACGGCCACAAGCTCGCCGGGCTCCCGCTGGTCGCGGACGCCCGTAACGGCCTGGAGGAGCTGACCGAGCGGCTCGGGATGCACGGCTACCGGGTGCCCGGGGAGTACGTCGCCGAGTACACCGGGGCCAAGAACCGCTGGGAGCGGACCGTCGACGCCTGCTTCGCCGCCCCCGACCCAGCAGCCCGCCCCACCCAGCCGCAGGTCCTCGGGGCGCTGGACGCGCTGGTGGACGAGTCGGACATCATCGTCAACGCGGCCGGCTCGCTCCCCGGCGACCTGCACAAACTGTGGCGGGCACGGTCGGCGGACCAGTACCACCTGGAGTACGGCTACTCCTGCATGGGCTACGAGATCCCGGCCGCGCTCGGGGTGAAGCTCGCCGCGCCGGAGCGCAACGTGTGGGCGCTGGTCGGCGACGGCACGTACCTGATGCTGCCGACGGAGATCGTGACGGCCGTGCAGGAAGGCGTGGCGATCAAGCTCGTCCTGCTGCAGAACCACGGCTACGCCTCCATCGGCGGGCTGTCCGAGGCGGTGGGCGCCGAGCGGTTCGGCACCGCCTACCGCTACCCGGCCGGGGACGGCACCCACACCGGCGCCCCGCTGCCCGTGGACCTCGCGGCGAACGCGGCCAGCCTGGGCATGCGGGTGCTGCGCGCGGGGACCGCGGGGGAGCTGCGGGCGGCGCTCGGCGAGGCGCGCGCCGCCGACGTCCCCACATGTGTCTACGTGGAGACCGAAACGTCCGACACTGTGTCGGGCGCGCCGCCCGCCCAGGCCTGGTGGGATGTTCCCGTGGCCGCGACCGCGACCCGCCCGTCCGCGGTCAAGGCCCGCGAGCTGTACGAACGGCACGTCTCCACCCGACGCCGCCATCTGTGA
- the mmsA gene encoding CoA-acylating methylmalonate-semialdehyde dehydrogenase: MTKIVNHWIGGKTVDGASGAYGPVTDPATGAVTTKVAFASAEEVDAAVASAKDAFASWGQSSLAQRTSILFRFRALLDAHRDEIADLITAEHGKVHSDALGEVARGLEIVDLACGINVQLKGELSTQVASRVDVAAIRQPLGVVAGITPFNFPAMVPMWMFPIAIACGNTFVLKPSEKDPSAAVRIAELLSEAGLPDGVFNVVHGDKVAVDRLLEHPDVKAVSFVGSTPIARHIHATASLNGKRVQALGGAKNHMLVLPDADLDAAADAAVSAAYGSAGERCMAISAVVAVGSIGDTLVEKIRERAEKIKIGPGNDPASEMGPLITKAHRDKVASYVAGAAAEGCEVVLDGTGYTVEGFEDGHWIGISLLDRVPTTAKAYQDEIFGPVLCVLRADTYEEGLALINASPFGNGTAIFTRDGGAARRFQLEVEAGMVGVNVPIPVPVGYHSFGGWKDSLFGDHHIYGNDGTHFYTRGKVVTTRWPDPADAPAGVDLGFPRNH, from the coding sequence ATGACGAAGATCGTCAACCACTGGATCGGCGGGAAGACCGTCGACGGCGCGTCGGGTGCGTACGGGCCGGTCACCGACCCGGCGACCGGCGCGGTGACGACGAAGGTCGCGTTCGCGTCGGCCGAGGAGGTGGACGCGGCGGTCGCGTCGGCCAAGGACGCCTTCGCCTCCTGGGGGCAGTCCTCGCTGGCCCAGCGCACCTCCATCCTGTTCCGGTTCCGGGCGCTGCTGGACGCCCACCGCGACGAGATCGCCGACCTGATCACCGCCGAGCACGGCAAGGTGCACTCCGACGCGCTCGGCGAGGTCGCGCGCGGGCTGGAGATCGTGGACCTGGCCTGCGGGATCAACGTCCAGCTCAAGGGCGAGCTGTCCACGCAGGTCGCCAGCCGGGTCGACGTGGCCGCGATCCGCCAGCCGCTCGGCGTCGTCGCGGGCATCACGCCGTTCAACTTCCCGGCGATGGTCCCGATGTGGATGTTCCCGATCGCCATCGCCTGCGGCAACACCTTCGTGCTCAAGCCCAGCGAGAAGGACCCGTCCGCGGCCGTGCGGATCGCCGAGCTGCTGTCCGAGGCCGGTCTGCCCGACGGTGTCTTCAACGTCGTCCACGGCGACAAGGTGGCCGTCGACCGCCTCCTGGAGCACCCGGACGTGAAGGCCGTCTCCTTCGTCGGATCCACCCCGATCGCCCGGCACATCCACGCCACCGCCTCCTTGAACGGCAAGCGGGTGCAGGCCCTCGGCGGCGCCAAGAACCACATGCTGGTGCTGCCGGACGCCGACCTGGACGCGGCGGCCGACGCTGCGGTGAGCGCGGCCTACGGCTCGGCCGGCGAGCGCTGCATGGCCATCTCGGCGGTCGTGGCGGTCGGCTCCATCGGCGACACGCTGGTGGAGAAGATCCGCGAGCGCGCCGAGAAGATCAAGATCGGCCCCGGCAACGACCCGGCGTCCGAGATGGGCCCGCTGATCACCAAGGCGCACCGGGACAAGGTGGCCTCCTACGTCGCGGGTGCCGCCGCCGAGGGCTGCGAGGTCGTGCTCGACGGCACCGGGTACACGGTGGAGGGCTTCGAGGACGGCCACTGGATCGGCATCTCGCTGCTGGACCGGGTGCCGACCACCGCCAAGGCGTACCAGGACGAGATCTTCGGCCCGGTGCTGTGCGTGCTGCGCGCCGACACCTACGAGGAGGGCCTGGCGCTCATCAACGCCTCGCCGTTCGGCAACGGCACCGCGATCTTCACCCGGGACGGCGGCGCGGCCCGGCGCTTCCAGCTGGAGGTCGAGGCGGGCATGGTCGGCGTGAACGTGCCGATCCCGGTGCCGGTGGGCTACCACTCCTTCGGCGGCTGGAAGGACTCGCTCTTCGGCGACCACCACATCTACGGCAACGACGGCACGCACTTCTACACCCGCGGCAAGGTCGTCACCACGCGCTGGCCCGACCCGGCCGACGCCCCGGCGGGCGTGGACCTGGGCTTCCCGCGCAACCACTGA